The Streptomyces sp. NBC_01439 genome contains the following window.
ACCGCGGTGGCGGCTTCGGCCTTGGTCTCGGACGGGGCGGTGGCGGCGGGCGCGGTCTCGGTCTTCTGCTCGACCTGTACGGCGACGGGGGCCGAGGCCTCCGGGCTGCCGGAGGGAGCCGTGGCACGGCGGCGGCGGCGCTCGCCGACCGGGGCGTCATCTCCCCCGCGCTCGGCTTCGCTCGTGCGGGAGGGACCCCCCGCCGGCTGACCCGGGATCTCGATCTGCGCCTGCACTGCGGGCTTCTCGGCGGGCGCCTCGGCGGCGGCCTCACCCGTGCGGGCCTTGCTGGTGGCACGGCGCTTCGGCTTGGCCTCGGCGGTGGCTGCGGCGGTGGAGGCGGCGGCCTTGGGGGCACCGCTGCCCGCCTGCGCCTCCTTGATGACCTCGATCAGCTGGCTCTTGCGCATCCGCGCGGTGCCCCTGATCCCGAGGCCCGAAGCGACCTGCTGCAGCTCGGCCAGGACCATGCCGTCAAGGCCGGTGCCGGTGCGTCGACGCTTGGGTGCGGCGCCCGCGGCGGGGGCACTGGTGTCGACAGAGGTGTCGGCAGCGCCCATCAGATCGGTGGTGTCGCTCACGAAGGGTCCTTCCCTGGAGCGGACGTCGGCCTGTCTGGCTCGGCGACCGGTTGTGCTGTCCGACAGCAGTCCTTGGTGTGGACCGTGCCGGGGCGGTGGTCCGCCGGTAGAAGTACGGCGGAAGAAACGTGCATGGCTGGTTCCGGCGAGAAGCCCCCGAGCTGAAAGCGTGGGAATGTCACGCCGATTCCGGAGCGTGCTCGAAACTGCTGGAGGTGATCAAAGCAGTCGGGGAGGCTCCCGGAAGAAATGTGGTCCCGAATGGGGACACTGAGCACCGAGCCATAGCGGCTTCCGATGCGCACTTGAGACTAACACTACCGGATCCAATAGTTATTCCCCCTCTCAATCACCGGCAATCGCGCCCTTCCGTGCGGGCGGCCTGCCCCGGCCGCCCGCCCCTGACCGGCTGTGCACTCCGGGGAAGCGGGTCTAGCCGCCCTGGGTGCCCAGCGGAAGTACGCTCGCGCCCGCGGCGTCGAGGGCGAGCCGGTTGGCCGCCCACCCCTCGCCCGCGAGCTGCGCGACCTTGTCGGCCGCGCCGTTGTCGACCAGCGCGAGGACCGTGGGGCCCGCACCGGAGATGACCGCGGGGATCCCGTCCGCCCGCAGCCTGTTGACGAGTGCCACGCTCTCGGGCATCGCCGGGGACCGGTACTCCTGGTGGAGCCGGTCTTCGGTGGCCGGCAGGAGGAGCTCGGGACGCCTGGTCAGGGCTTCCACGAGCAGGCCCGCGCGACCCGCATTGACGGCCGCGTCCACGTGCGGGACGGTGCGCGGCAGCAGGCCGCGCGCCGTCTCCGTGAGGACCGGCTTGGAAGGCACGAAGACCACCGGAACGATGGATTCGGCGGGCTCCATCCGGATCGCCTTGGCGCTGCCGCCGTCCATCCAGGCGAGGGTGAAGCCGCCCAACAGGCAGGCGGCGACGTTGTCGGGGTGGCCTTCGATCTCAGTGGCGAGCTCCAACAGCGCCGCGTCGTCGAGCTTGGCCTCGCCGCCTATGGTCACGGCGCGCGCGGCGACGATGCCGGCGCAGATGGCGGCGGAGGAGGAGCCGAGTCCGCGGCCGTGCGGGATGCGGTTGGCGCAGACGACCTCCAGGCCCCGCGGCTGACCGCCCAGCAGGTCGAAGGCGGTGCGCATGGAGCGTACGAGCAGGTGGCTCTCGTCCCGCGGGAGGGTGTCGGCGCCCTCACCCGCGATGTCGATGTTCAGGCCGGAGTCGGCCACCCGGACGACTACGTCGTCGTAGAGCCCCAGGGCCAGACCCAGGGCGTCGAAGCCCGGGCCGAGGTTGGCACTGCTGGCGGGGACGCGCACCCGTACGGCGGCGGCGCGGAACGCTGGACCGGCCATCGTCCGATGACACTCCTTGTGACTGTGCGAGATCTTCGCTCTTCGCTGGCTCGCTGCGAATGTACTGGAGAACGTACGACACCCGAAGGCCCTCTGGGCAGCACCGCAGTCATATGCGCGGTGGCGGATGTGGGTACAGCGTATCGAAGGAAGGTTCTCTCGCGACATAGGGCGCACAGGAGGCGCACGATGCGTGTCGCGGACTTCAACCGACTTCGACCGACTTGAGCCGTATTTTTGTTGCCGTACGGGTGAGTTGCCGGGTTCCGAAGGATCTCGGGAAGGCCCCTGCGGGTGCTGCTCCACTACTGCGGGAGTGCCGCAGTAGTGGAGCAGCAGTGCCGTCAGACCAGGCCGAGGCGGACGGCGGCGGCTTCGGCGTCCACCGGAACGGTGACCGGCTGCGGAGCACCGGCGATCGCCCAGTCGGGGTCCTTCAGGCCGTTGCCGGTGACGGTGCACACGATCTTCTGACCCGGGTCGACCAGGCCCAGCTCGGCGGCCTTGAGCAGACCGGCCACCGATGCGGCCGAGGCGGGCTCGACGAAGACGCCCTCCTGCGAGGCCAACAGCCGGTAGGCGGCGAGGATCTGGCGGTCCGTCACCTCGTCGATGAAGCCGCCCGACTCGTCCCGTGCGGCCAGCGCGTAGTCCCAGGAGGCCGGGTTTCCGATCCGGATCGCGGTGGCGATGGTGTGCGGCTCCTTGACGACCTCGCCGCGCACGATGGGCGCGGAACCGGAGGCCTGGAAACCCCACACGCGGGGCGTACGGGTGGACAGGCCGTCGGCCTTGTACTCCTTGAAGCCCTTCCAGTACGCGGTGATGTTGCCCGCGTTGCCGACCGGCAGCACGTGGATGTCGGGCGCGTCACCGAGCGCGTCGACGATCTCGAACGCGGCCGTCTTCTGGCCCTCGATACGCACCGGATTGACCGAATTGACCAGCGCGACCGGGTAGTTGTCGGAGAGCGCGCGGGCCAGGTTCAGGCAGTCGTCGAAGTTGCCGTCCACCTGCAGGATCTTGGCTCCGTGCACCAGGGCCTGGCCCATCTTGCCCAGCGCGATCTTGCCGCGGGGCACGAGCACCGCGGAGACCATGCCGGCGCGCACCGCGTACGCGGCGGCGGAGGCCGAGGTGTTGCCGGTGGAGGCGCAGATGACCGCCTTCGCGCCCTCCTCCTTCGCCCTGGTGATCGCCATGGTCATGCCGCGGTCCTTGAAGGACCCGGTGGGGTTCGCCCCCTCGACCTTCAGGTGCACCTCGCAGCCGGTGCGCTCGGAGAGCACCTGGGCGGGAACGAGGGGAGTACCGCCCTCGCGGAGCGTCACCACCGGGGTCGTGTCCGTCACCGGCAGGCGGTCCCGGTACTCCTCGATGATGCCGCGCCACTGGTGGGTGCGATTGCTGCTCATGGGTCCTTACTCCCCTTCAACACGCATGATGCTGGCGACACCGCGGACGGTGTCCAGCTTCCGCAGCGCCTCGACGGTCCCGGAAAGGGCGGCGTCGGGTGCGCGGTGAGTGACGACGACGAGGGAGGCCTCCTTGCCGACCCCGTCCGGACGACCTTGCTGCCGCACCGTGTCGATCGACACGCCGTGCTCCGCGAAGGTGGTCGCCACCTGGGCGAGGACGCCCGGCTTGTCCGCCACATCAAGGCTGATGTGGTAGCGGGTGACGACGTCCCCCATGGGGCTGACCGGCAGCTGGGTGTACGCCGACTCGCCGGGCCCCGTTGCCTCGGCGAGCTTGTTGCGGGCGACGGCGACGAGGTCGCCGAGGACCGCGGACGCGGTCGGCGCGCCGCCCGCTCCGGGCCCGTAGAACATGAGCTGCCCGGCGGCCTCCGCCTCGACGAAGACCGCGTTGTACGCCTCGCGGACGGAGGCGAGCGGGTGGCTGAGCGGAATCATCGCCGGGTGGACGCGGGCGGTGACGGATTCGCCGTCGGCGGCGCGCTCCAGGATGGCGAGGAGCTTGATGGTGCAGCCCATGCGCTTGGCGGAGGCGAAGTCGGCGGCGCTGACCTCCGTCATGCCCTCGCGGTACACGTCGTCCAGCCGGACGCGGGTGTGGAAGGCGATGCCGGCCAGGATCGCGGCCTTCGCGGCGGCGTCGTAGCCCTCGACGTCGGCGGTCGGGTCGGCCTCGGCGTACCCGAGGGCCGTGGCCTCGTCGAGCGCCTCCTGGTACCCGGCGCCGGTGGAGTCCATCTTGTCGAGGATGAAGTTCGTCGTGCCGTTGACGATGCCCATCACGCGGTTGATCTTGTCGCCCGCGAGCGACTCGCGCATCGGGCGGACCAGCGGGATGGCGCCGGCGACGGCGGCCTCGTAGTAGAGGTCCAGCCCGGCCTGCTCGGCGGCGGCGTGCAGTGCGGCGCCGTCCTGGGCCAGCAGCGCCTTGTTCGCGGAGACCACGGAGATGCCGTGCTCGAAGGCGGTGGTGATGAGGGTGCGGGCGGGCTCGATGCCGCCGATGACCTCGATGGCGATGTCGATGTCACCGCGTTTGAGCAGGGCGGTCGCGTCAGTGGTGATCAGCGCCGGGTCGATGCCCTCACGGACCTTGGAAGGGCGGCGTACGGCCACGCCGGCGAGCTCCACGGGCGCGCCGATCCTCTGCGTGAGGTCGTCGGCGTGCGTCGTCATGATGCGAGCCACCTCTGAGCCGACCACTCCACAGCCCAGCAGCGCCACCTTCAGCGGACGCGTACGCATCATTCGACCTACGCCTTTCGATCTTCCATCAGTCCCCGTGCGGGCGGTTTGCCCGTCGGGTGGAACAAGTCTCACTCAATGGACAGCAGTTTCCATCCTCGGTCCATTGAGTGAGACACCTATTTCATCATCCGAGGTCGAGACGCAGGAGATCTTCCTCCGTCTCGCGGCGGACGATCACTCGGGCCTGTCCGTCGCGCACCGCGACGACGGGCGGGCGCAGCGCGTGGTTGTAGTTGCTGGCCATGGAGCGGCAGTACGCGCCGGTGGCCGGAACGGCCAGCAGGTCGCCGGGTGCGAGGTCGGCGGGCAGGAACGCGTCCTTCACGACGATGTCGCCGCTCTCGCAGTGCTTGCCGACGACGCGTACGAGCATGGGCTCGGCGGTGGAGGTGCGCGAGACCAAGGAGATGGAGTACTCGGCGTCGTAGAGGGCGGTACGGATGTTGTCGGACATCCCGCCGTCGACGCTCACGTAGGTCCGCAGGCCTTCCAGCGGCTTGATCGTCCCCACCTCGTACAGCGTGAACGCGGTCGGGCCGACGATGGCGCGGCCGGGCTCGACCGAGATCCGCGGGGCGCGCAGTCCGGCGCTCTCGCACTCGCGGGCCACGATCTCGGTGAGGGCCTTGGCGATCTCGTGGGGCTCGCGCGGGTCGTCGTTCGAGGTGTACGCGATGCCGAGGCCACCGCCGAGGTCGATCTCGGGCAGCTCCACCCCGTGCTCGTCCCGTACGGCGGCCAGCAGCCGCACGACGCGCTTGGCGGAGACCTCGAAGCCGGCCATGTCGAAGATCTGCGAACCGATGTGGGAGTGGACGCCGAGCAGCTCCAGCGAGTCGTGCCCGAGCGCCCGGCGCACGGCCTCGGCGGCGGACCCGTCGGCGACCGCGATGCCGAACTTCTGGTCCTCGTGCGCGGTGGCGATGAACTCGTGGGTGTGCGCCTCGACGCCGACCGTCACGCGGATCTGGACGGGCTGGCGGACGCCCAGCTCACGGGCGACGTGCGCGACGCGGGCGATCTCCTGGAAGGAGTCGAGCACGATGCGTCCGACCCCGGCCTCGACGGCCCGCCGGATCTCGCCCTCGGACTTATTGTTCCCGTGGAAGGCGATCCGCGCGGCGGGCATCCCGGCGGCGAGCGCGGTGGTCAGCTCCCCGCCGGAGCACACGTCGACGTTCAGTCCCTCTTCCTTCAGCCACTTCACGACGGCCTTGGAGAGGAACGCCTTGCCGGCGTAGAACACGTCGGCGTCGGGACCGAAGGCGTGCGCCCAGGCCCGGCAGCGGGCCCGGAAGTCCTCCTCGTCGAGGAAGTAGGCGGGGGTGCCGAACTCCTCGGCGAGCTCGGTGACTTCGATGCCGCCCACGGCGACGACCCCGTCGGCCCCACGCTCGACGGTCCGGGCCCAGACCTTCTCGTCGAGCGCGTTCAGGTCGGCGGGCGGCGGGGAGTAGTGCCCCTCGGGCAGGACGTCGGCGTGGCGGGGCCCGGCGGGGTGCGCGGAACGGCTCATCGGTATCTCTCTTCGCGGGTCACAAGCGTGTCGGTGCGTCTATGCCGAGCAGGGCCAGGCCGCCGGCCAGCACCGTCCCGGCGGCTTCGGCAAGAGCCAGCCGGGCACGGTGGGCGGCCGAGGGTTTCTCGTCGCCCTTGGGCAGGACGCGGTGCTGGAAGTCGAGCAGCGCGTCGGCCAGCTCGACGAGGTGCCGGGCGAGCCGCTCGGGCGCACGGTGGTGCGCGGCGGCTTCGAGGACGAGGGGGTGGTCGGCGAGGACGCGCAACAGGGCGGGCGCGTCGACCTCGCCGGGCTCGGGGCGGAACCCCAGCTGCTCGGCATTGCGTACGAGCGCGTGGGCGCGGGCACGGGCGTACCGCACCCGGAAGAGCTCGTTGCCCTCCCCCTGTACGAGCAGCTCGTCGCGGAACTCAGGGGTCTCGCGCGCGGGGGTGGTGAGCGCGGCCCAGGCGACGGCGTCGGCCCCGTACCGCGCGAGCACGTCCCCGTCCCGGCGGGCGACGGGCGCGACGCTCACGGCCGGACCGGGCAGGGCTCCCTGCAGGGCCTCGATCCGCGCGACGGCGGCCCGTACGAGGCGCTCGCGCAGCTCGCCGGACGGCGGATCCGGGACCTCGATCACCGCCACCGGGCGCACGTCACGCACCAGCTGGGCGGCGGAAACGGAACTCAGCGAAAAGTTCAGGAACCCGGCCCCGGTGACCTCGACCCGCTCGATCCCGGCCACACCGCCCAGCCGGCGGGCCAGTACCTCGGCCACCTCGGCCGGCCGCGCTCCGGCGCCCTTCGCGATCTGGAAGGCGACGGGGGTGGCGTACTCCCCCACCCCACCGGGCCGGGTCCGCTCGACCACGACCCGCGCGGGCACCGCCCCGCCCAGCTCACCGTCCTCGACGGCGCGGCGCACGGCGCTCACGACGCAACGGGAGAGGTCTGCGGGGGTCACGGGACCCAGCCTAGGGGAGACGCACCGTCATGGGTCGAAGGGTTTCGCCATGTGAACAGCGCCCTGGACGAGCGGGCCCGGCAAACGGGCCGCCCTACTGGAGGGGACCGCCCCTCCCC
Protein-coding sequences here:
- the thrB gene encoding homoserine kinase, encoding MAGPAFRAAAVRVRVPASSANLGPGFDALGLALGLYDDVVVRVADSGLNIDIAGEGADTLPRDESHLLVRSMRTAFDLLGGQPRGLEVVCANRIPHGRGLGSSSAAICAGIVAARAVTIGGEAKLDDAALLELATEIEGHPDNVAACLLGGFTLAWMDGGSAKAIRMEPAESIVPVVFVPSKPVLTETARGLLPRTVPHVDAAVNAGRAGLLVEALTRRPELLLPATEDRLHQEYRSPAMPESVALVNRLRADGIPAVISGAGPTVLALVDNGAADKVAQLAGEGWAANRLALDAAGASVLPLGTQGG
- the thrC gene encoding threonine synthase, which produces MSSNRTHQWRGIIEEYRDRLPVTDTTPVVTLREGGTPLVPAQVLSERTGCEVHLKVEGANPTGSFKDRGMTMAITRAKEEGAKAVICASTGNTSASAAAYAVRAGMVSAVLVPRGKIALGKMGQALVHGAKILQVDGNFDDCLNLARALSDNYPVALVNSVNPVRIEGQKTAAFEIVDALGDAPDIHVLPVGNAGNITAYWKGFKEYKADGLSTRTPRVWGFQASGSAPIVRGEVVKEPHTIATAIRIGNPASWDYALAARDESGGFIDEVTDRQILAAYRLLASQEGVFVEPASAASVAGLLKAAELGLVDPGQKIVCTVTGNGLKDPDWAIAGAPQPVTVPVDAEAAAVRLGLV
- a CDS encoding homoserine dehydrogenase; this encodes MMRTRPLKVALLGCGVVGSEVARIMTTHADDLTQRIGAPVELAGVAVRRPSKVREGIDPALITTDATALLKRGDIDIAIEVIGGIEPARTLITTAFEHGISVVSANKALLAQDGAALHAAAEQAGLDLYYEAAVAGAIPLVRPMRESLAGDKINRVMGIVNGTTNFILDKMDSTGAGYQEALDEATALGYAEADPTADVEGYDAAAKAAILAGIAFHTRVRLDDVYREGMTEVSAADFASAKRMGCTIKLLAILERAADGESVTARVHPAMIPLSHPLASVREAYNAVFVEAEAAGQLMFYGPGAGGAPTASAVLGDLVAVARNKLAEATGPGESAYTQLPVSPMGDVVTRYHISLDVADKPGVLAQVATTFAEHGVSIDTVRQQGRPDGVGKEASLVVVTHRAPDAALSGTVEALRKLDTVRGVASIMRVEGE
- the lysA gene encoding diaminopimelate decarboxylase — its product is MSRSAHPAGPRHADVLPEGHYSPPPADLNALDEKVWARTVERGADGVVAVGGIEVTELAEEFGTPAYFLDEEDFRARCRAWAHAFGPDADVFYAGKAFLSKAVVKWLKEEGLNVDVCSGGELTTALAAGMPAARIAFHGNNKSEGEIRRAVEAGVGRIVLDSFQEIARVAHVARELGVRQPVQIRVTVGVEAHTHEFIATAHEDQKFGIAVADGSAAEAVRRALGHDSLELLGVHSHIGSQIFDMAGFEVSAKRVVRLLAAVRDEHGVELPEIDLGGGLGIAYTSNDDPREPHEIAKALTEIVARECESAGLRAPRISVEPGRAIVGPTAFTLYEVGTIKPLEGLRTYVSVDGGMSDNIRTALYDAEYSISLVSRTSTAEPMLVRVVGKHCESGDIVVKDAFLPADLAPGDLLAVPATGAYCRSMASNYNHALRPPVVAVRDGQARVIVRRETEEDLLRLDLG
- the nrtL gene encoding ArgS-related anticodon-binding protein NrtL — protein: MTPADLSRCVVSAVRRAVEDGELGGAVPARVVVERTRPGGVGEYATPVAFQIAKGAGARPAEVAEVLARRLGGVAGIERVEVTGAGFLNFSLSSVSAAQLVRDVRPVAVIEVPDPPSGELRERLVRAAVARIEALQGALPGPAVSVAPVARRDGDVLARYGADAVAWAALTTPARETPEFRDELLVQGEGNELFRVRYARARAHALVRNAEQLGFRPEPGEVDAPALLRVLADHPLVLEAAAHHRAPERLARHLVELADALLDFQHRVLPKGDEKPSAAHRARLALAEAAGTVLAGGLALLGIDAPTRL